One genomic window of Salvia miltiorrhiza cultivar Shanhuang (shh) chromosome 4, IMPLAD_Smil_shh, whole genome shotgun sequence includes the following:
- the LOC131022181 gene encoding uncharacterized protein LOC131022181 isoform X2, with protein sequence MLSGQIADGFMTIFAGELIDRYGSFKIWHGAGSLLVAVSFSSVFGGCLPCKIIGSYSSGAQTISYSLFAAIFNVGWAATQVSHMSMVNCITLNSTSRVVMTSCRNAFTMVANLSLYVVAFVVFKFHTKRSIIEVEHQYRWIAYASIFIGCCFVSIFHLGTAEPRLKGEAHEIGYARISWTYWFRKLLYHQVALVYVLTRLVTNVSQAFLAFYVVNELRMDQSSKALVPAVIYICSFITSIILQEMAWNSHRLKVSYSAGGLLWMISGVGILFLPSSMKGFMYLISMVIGVANALMMVSGVSMQSFLVGRDLNGCAFVYGSLSFLDKIICGLALTILESYQRPTQDEVWNCHPVFSLSVTRYGLGLVPAISALVGVLVTLSMKLPEPTLTPLITPLLE encoded by the exons ATGCTCTCTGGTCAAATTGCTGATGGCTTCATGACAATATTTGCTGGTGAACTG ATAGACAGGTATGGGAGTTTTAAGATATGGCATGGCGCAGGATCTCTTTTGGTTGCGGTATCATTTTCTTCCGTCTTTGGTGGCTGCTTGCCTTGCAAAATTATAGGGTCCTATTCATCTGGTGCACAAACCATCAGTTATAGCCTCTTTGCTGCAATTTTCAATGTTGGCTGGGCTGCTACTCAAGTTTCACACAT GTCAATGGTGAACTGCATAACCCTAAATTCAACAAGTCGTGTAGTTATGACCAGTTGTCGCAATGCCTTTACAATG GTTGCAAACCTGAGTCTATATGTTGTTGCTTTTGTGGTATTCAAGTTCCACACAAAGCGGTCCATTATTGAAGTCGAGCATCAG TACCGCTGGATAGCATATGCATCGATCTTCATTGGTTGTTGTTTTGTCAGTATATTTCATCTTGGAACTGCAGAGCCAAG ATTAAAAGGAGAAGCTCATGAAATAGGTTATGCCAGAATTTCTTGGACATACTGGTTTCGCAAGTTGTTATACCACCAAGTAGCACTTGTATATGTGCTAACTAGACTAGTCACAAATGTATCACAG GCATTTCTTGCCTTTTATGTCGTCAATGAGCTGAGAATGGACCAATCTTCCAAAGCTTTG GTGCCTGCAGTCATCTACATATGCAGCTTCATCACATCAATCATCCTACAG GAGATGGCCTGGAATAGTCATCGGTTGAAGGTTTCCTATTCTGCTGGGGGCCTTCTTTGGATGATTTCTGGTGTTGGCATCCTCTTTTTGCCAAGCAGCATGAAAGGTTTTATGTACCTTATATCAATGGTGATTGGAGTGGCAAATGCCTTGATGATG GTGTCTGGGGTGAGCATGCAGAGCTTCCTAGTTGGTCGAGATCTCAACGGATGTGCCTTTGTTTATGGATCATTGAGCTTTTTGGACAAAATAATATGTGGACTAGCATTAACTATTCTTGAATCATATCAAA GACCGACTCAAGACGAAGTGTGGAACTGCCATCCTgtattctctctctctgttaCCAGATACGGTCTCGGGCTTGTTCCGGCCATCTCTGCACTGGTTGGTGTACTAGTGACACTTAGCATGAAGCTTCCCGAGCCGACTTTAACACCTTTAATCACTCCTCTACTGGAATAG
- the LOC131022181 gene encoding uncharacterized protein LOC131022181 isoform X1, with product MTGGSTDDDSCTKPIGRCAIFYYGVGHMLNDVTSACWFTYLLVFLTDIGLPPSDAAVVMLSGQIADGFMTIFAGELIDRYGSFKIWHGAGSLLVAVSFSSVFGGCLPCKIIGSYSSGAQTISYSLFAAIFNVGWAATQVSHMSMVNCITLNSTSRVVMTSCRNAFTMVANLSLYVVAFVVFKFHTKRSIIEVEHQYRWIAYASIFIGCCFVSIFHLGTAEPRLKGEAHEIGYARISWTYWFRKLLYHQVALVYVLTRLVTNVSQAFLAFYVVNELRMDQSSKALVPAVIYICSFITSIILQEMAWNSHRLKVSYSAGGLLWMISGVGILFLPSSMKGFMYLISMVIGVANALMMVSGVSMQSFLVGRDLNGCAFVYGSLSFLDKIICGLALTILESYQRPTQDEVWNCHPVFSLSVTRYGLGLVPAISALVGVLVTLSMKLPEPTLTPLITPLLE from the exons ATGACTGGGGGCTCAACTGATGATGATTCATGCACCAAGCCTATAGGAAGATGCGCCATCTTCTACTATGGGGTGGGACATATGTTGAATGATGTAACATCTGCATGTTGGTTTACATATCTCTTAGTGTTTTTGACCGATATAGGACTGCCCCCAAG TGATGCTGCTGTTGTCATGCTCTCTGGTCAAATTGCTGATGGCTTCATGACAATATTTGCTGGTGAACTG ATAGACAGGTATGGGAGTTTTAAGATATGGCATGGCGCAGGATCTCTTTTGGTTGCGGTATCATTTTCTTCCGTCTTTGGTGGCTGCTTGCCTTGCAAAATTATAGGGTCCTATTCATCTGGTGCACAAACCATCAGTTATAGCCTCTTTGCTGCAATTTTCAATGTTGGCTGGGCTGCTACTCAAGTTTCACACAT GTCAATGGTGAACTGCATAACCCTAAATTCAACAAGTCGTGTAGTTATGACCAGTTGTCGCAATGCCTTTACAATG GTTGCAAACCTGAGTCTATATGTTGTTGCTTTTGTGGTATTCAAGTTCCACACAAAGCGGTCCATTATTGAAGTCGAGCATCAG TACCGCTGGATAGCATATGCATCGATCTTCATTGGTTGTTGTTTTGTCAGTATATTTCATCTTGGAACTGCAGAGCCAAG ATTAAAAGGAGAAGCTCATGAAATAGGTTATGCCAGAATTTCTTGGACATACTGGTTTCGCAAGTTGTTATACCACCAAGTAGCACTTGTATATGTGCTAACTAGACTAGTCACAAATGTATCACAG GCATTTCTTGCCTTTTATGTCGTCAATGAGCTGAGAATGGACCAATCTTCCAAAGCTTTG GTGCCTGCAGTCATCTACATATGCAGCTTCATCACATCAATCATCCTACAG GAGATGGCCTGGAATAGTCATCGGTTGAAGGTTTCCTATTCTGCTGGGGGCCTTCTTTGGATGATTTCTGGTGTTGGCATCCTCTTTTTGCCAAGCAGCATGAAAGGTTTTATGTACCTTATATCAATGGTGATTGGAGTGGCAAATGCCTTGATGATG GTGTCTGGGGTGAGCATGCAGAGCTTCCTAGTTGGTCGAGATCTCAACGGATGTGCCTTTGTTTATGGATCATTGAGCTTTTTGGACAAAATAATATGTGGACTAGCATTAACTATTCTTGAATCATATCAAA GACCGACTCAAGACGAAGTGTGGAACTGCCATCCTgtattctctctctctgttaCCAGATACGGTCTCGGGCTTGTTCCGGCCATCTCTGCACTGGTTGGTGTACTAGTGACACTTAGCATGAAGCTTCCCGAGCCGACTTTAACACCTTTAATCACTCCTCTACTGGAATAG